The Bacillota bacterium genome has a window encoding:
- a CDS encoding phage capsid protein yields MAVTLAEAKKDVQDDLQLGVIDEFSKSNFLFNSLTFDDCVSPTGGGATLTYGYTRLITQPTAEFRAVNTEYASQEVTKQRYTADLKIFGGAFQIDRVISNMGGIVSETTLQMQQKIKAASALFNDTVINGDSAVDEKAFDGLEKAVTGSSTEMIPGAAIDLSTSALVDVNYKAFLDVLDEFLMGLDGTPSFIGGNVKLIAKIRACARRAGMYQVTKNDFGQQIESYGSIPLVDFGAKPGTNSPVVSVDGTSGETSLFAARLGLDGFHAVSMAGVAPVQSWLPDFKTAGAVKTGEVEMVAAVVLKATKAAGILRKIKVQ; encoded by the coding sequence ATGGCAGTTACACTAGCAGAAGCAAAAAAGGATGTTCAGGATGATCTTCAGCTTGGAGTCATCGATGAATTCTCAAAAAGCAATTTCCTATTCAACAGTTTGACGTTCGACGACTGCGTATCTCCCACGGGCGGAGGCGCTACACTTACATACGGCTATACAAGGCTCATCACACAGCCGACAGCGGAGTTTCGTGCGGTGAACACAGAGTATGCTTCGCAGGAAGTCACAAAACAGCGTTATACAGCGGATCTGAAGATCTTCGGCGGCGCTTTCCAGATAGACCGTGTCATCAGCAACATGGGAGGTATCGTATCAGAAACAACGCTTCAGATGCAGCAGAAGATCAAAGCCGCTTCTGCGCTCTTCAACGATACCGTCATTAACGGTGATTCAGCTGTCGATGAAAAGGCTTTCGACGGACTTGAGAAGGCTGTAACAGGATCATCAACAGAAATGATACCGGGAGCGGCAATCGACCTCTCAACTTCAGCATTGGTAGACGTGAACTACAAGGCTTTCCTTGATGTGCTGGATGAATTCCTGATGGGTCTTGACGGCACACCTTCATTCATCGGCGGCAACGTTAAGCTTATCGCAAAGATCCGCGCATGCGCTAGACGTGCAGGTATGTATCAGGTGACAAAGAACGATTTCGGTCAGCAGATAGAATCTTACGGCTCTATCCCGCTTGTAGACTTCGGGGCAAAGCCGGGAACAAACAGCCCTGTCGTGTCTGTTGACGGTACATCGGGAGAAACATCACTGTTTGCGGCAAGACTTGGTCTTGACGGCTTCCATGCGGTTTCAATGGCTGGCGTCGCCCCTGTTCAGTCATGGCTTCCTGATTTCAAAACTGCAGGAGCTGTAAAGACCGGCGAGGTCGAAATGGTTGCGGCAGTCGTTTTGAAGGCAACAAAAGCGGCCGGTATCCTCCGCAAAATTAAAGTACAGTAA
- a CDS encoding phage scaffolding protein has translation MKKEDFISLGLDEAAAQKCADASAEELKGFIPKTRFDEVNDAKKQLEKDVAARDTQLETLKTSTGDVETLKKQITDLQAQNATDKATYEAEVNQMKVDSIVERSLIAAKAKSTVAAKALLADFLGNAEFDGDSIKGLDEAVKKLTQSDDTKFLFDTDTKGKPNFKGILPGEKKDGQPGSARPATLADAVKSHFESNE, from the coding sequence CGGACGCTTCAGCGGAAGAACTGAAAGGGTTTATACCTAAAACAAGGTTTGATGAGGTGAATGACGCTAAAAAACAGCTAGAAAAAGATGTTGCGGCAAGAGACACACAGCTTGAAACCTTGAAAACCTCCACAGGTGATGTGGAAACCCTGAAAAAACAGATAACAGATCTTCAGGCTCAAAACGCGACAGACAAGGCAACCTATGAAGCAGAGGTAAATCAGATGAAAGTAGACAGTATAGTCGAAAGATCTTTGATTGCGGCAAAGGCTAAAAGCACTGTTGCCGCAAAAGCGCTTCTCGCTGACTTCTTAGGGAACGCGGAGTTTGACGGAGATAGTATCAAAGGCTTGGATGAGGCAGTAAAAAAGCTGACCCAGTCGGATGACACCAAGTTCTTATTTGACACTGACACTAAAGGAAAACCTAATTTCAAAGGCATACTTCCGGGTGAAAAGAAAGACGGACAGCCTGGAAGCGCAAGACCGGCGACCCTTGCGGACGCGGTCAAATCACATTTTGAATCTAACGAGTAA